In Mercenaria mercenaria strain notata chromosome 13, MADL_Memer_1, whole genome shotgun sequence, a single window of DNA contains:
- the LOC123529343 gene encoding uncharacterized protein LOC123529343, with amino-acid sequence MRIINMYFKIWILQIGVSHAGEWCLYDGEYDYCSNGCCHEGCCNVPWLVWAIVGGVIGGILFISFIVCLICLCMKKATKQGRVIQPDGSALQPPPYPAAITTLPYPQNLGVYPQQPTYNQQPTAPPAEYPPPYRNLYEGEQPPPLPAGMSSQGQH; translated from the exons atgagaatAATTAACATGTACTTTAAAATTTGGATTTTACAAATTG GTGTGTCTCATGCAGGTGAATGGTGCCTCTACGACGGTGAATACGACTACTGTAGTAACGGTTGCTGTCATGAAGGTTGTTGTAACGTGCCCTGGTTGGTTTGGGCGATAGTCGGTGGTGTCATTGGGGGCATACTCTTCATCAGTTTTATTGTATGTCTGATATGCTTATGTATGAAGAAAGCAACTAAACAGGGCCGAGTGATACAGCCGGATGGGTCTGCGCTTCAGCCGCCTCCATACC CTGCAGCAATCACCACCCTGCCATACCCACAAAATCTAGGGGTATATCCTCAACAACCAACATATAATCAGCAGCCCACAGCACCGCCGGCGGAATATCCACCGCCTTATCGTAATCTGTATGAGGGAGAACAGCCACCACCGTTACCGGCGGGCATGAGTAGTCAGGGGCAACACTGA